The Ischnura elegans chromosome 13 unlocalized genomic scaffold, ioIscEleg1.1 SUPER_13_unloc_2, whole genome shotgun sequence genome segment CTCACTTGAAAGTATTAAGTCCTTATTTTGTTCAAAGCTATCCCTAGTTTCCGTCTCCGCATGTTTCTTGGTGTGAAGTCTCAGCTCTTCCCGAGAGAGGAATTCTTTGTTGCACTTGTAACACCAACAAAACTCCACCTTCAGCAGTTCTTCTTCCTCCATATCACTTCCAGCTCTCTCTGTTTTAAAGGTCCCAGCTCCACTGCCTCTATCCtatacaaaaaaattcatgaagaaaTGAATTATTGCATCTCATTTTCTATGTTTAAAAACATCCACTTACTTCCATCCACAAAATAGTACATACATACTAAAGTATGAGAACCATTACGCTGTCATGGAAATTGTAATTTTCACTCCCAGCAAGCTCAAGCTGATACACGCTTTTAACTGTGAATTGCAATACGTCAATTGAGAAATTTACTTAAACTATATTTCTAGGTTcatatttaaccttttccctactgtacacgtatatatacgtgtggacgtttcctgacccgggagacgacgggcgtatatatacgtgtgagattttcccggcaaGGATATCGAAAGCCGTatgtatacgttttctagctcccccccccttttaggacggtcgtgggtttacgacgtctttgtctcgggacccaacgcttcggggtttaggattaaccctcggaatccgggagcaggtacccggacccttcgtcttttagaacccctctcagcggtacgggacagcagtcattcaattgtttatgcagtcaattttcgaaataaatatttgtttatttctcaagaaatatacactaagaattgaattatttgtgttttgagcagcgtttacaatttttaaacgaaattctacgacaaatattaacttatatctcgagttatgcataaacatcaacatggaaattgttgctgcgttaaatgcgttgataatggccttagaacttcgtttaaaatttgacaatgctcagaaaaaaatgaggaattcaattcaaagtctgtaatttacatgcaagcaacaattatccatttgctaaatacatataagcaatacataagttgaccgcgaaccaatgcggcacatatggtcgtaaacccggaaaggagggagcacaactactctcgtagtccgagataatgcaaagtcccagcgtggaggggccgaaaaaggttcagcgagaccattcttaacgaatgccctccaaaaatgctccgtaccacgagaaagaagagtctcttggggctcagtgcTGCAGTCacgctaagacgaaaactccgccgtctcgaaagggttaaccttccgtcgggcacaatggatctgacaggcatagcacaagcattttttttcatttatctgagCCACTatgcggcatagacccttgatgtTTATAgcagctgtttgttttgacataCTCTACACAGCGTTTTGCTTTTACActgacagatcagtggcggattatttagaATAGTTAGCAAATTAacaaaacactgatcttatagaattcacatactaaaatacataacatataataatacttagtagccttaaccctttcactgcattcaggccgatatatcggccatCGCTGGCTGagcaaaaactgccaggggccgatctatcggccggaattatttcacttttttcgtgattgtggccttttcaacagctgtaattcATGTAGACCctcataatctatctatggttataagatgtaaatatatcttaagaattgggaaaaatatctagacgtattaaataaaatttaatagttgaaaaatttttaaacctgaaatgttgcaaattctggaaaatagccttggcagtcttcgtacatcccacatAAACTGGGCTGGCGGTATAAGGTTAAGAGCACATTAAATCGCACCTTTTGCTTTTTGCATTCATGCCAactgatcagtggcggattatttagtGTAGTTTAACAAAATAGATGCACAATTGATTAAAATGAAGCATCATTCGATGAATAAGTTAACAAATTAacaaaacactgatcttatagaattcatatgataaaatgcattacatataataatactttatAGCCTAAATAGCATGTTAAATCTCGCCTTGCTGGATTGGTCCGCGGCCGTATGCAGATGTTGTAAGGGgtgtatgaatagaaaataaGGCATCACTTAAGTGCTCGTTGACACTAACAATGGTGCCTCAAACTTTAAAGGTATACCACTGAGACAAGAGTTACTAGTTAGTTAGAGTgggtgggggatctatcccctcatagttacgccactgcactgCACGGAAGTCTGAGAGAGACTGCCCCCTCCTACACACTTCCAACTGCCACTCTCCTGTCATTGGCTagaaaggctgttttacacggtacacggaattgcgcaatctgacgtacgtgcgaaggtgcaatcaaaattgcgtcgtgtaagcagtgaaatgctagaacacatgcgagaatcgGTGGGTgttagatggcaaaatagcccctgttctaatttcgttcatgcattcccgcaattccacgccattttagaaattaatgcagctctaacctgcgcaattccgtgccccgtgtaaaacggcctggaGAGGTCTCGTGTAAGTTCAAAGTCACGTGCCATCAGTTGGTCATTCATAGTAGGACATTCTTTTAATGGATTGTTATTTGGAGATGATCTTATTAAACAGACATACATTTATGGTTTATATGTTTTGCACATCGGTACTCCGTGATTGAGAAAATTCTGTCATGAATTAAATCATGCGCAGGACcataattaaaagtaattgtaaATGTAATAGTTATAGAAAGGATTACTATTTCAAAGAGTATTTATTTAATGGCAATTAATTACAAATGTGAAAGTGACATGTTCTTAGCCCAAGTCACATTGTTTCAATACTTATCCCATCActatcaaaaacatatttttaacaactcTATCAATGTTACCCACGTTTTCAGGGTTTTCCCCATTATTAGATTCTCTGCAATCGCAATTAAACCTTAATATGCAAATTCTTTGTATGCACATACAAAACGGCCTTGGTCTTATAACACTTTCCACAATGTTTGCACTTGAAAGGCCGATCGTCTGAATGGACAGCATAGTGTATACGTAGATAGCGCCTCACAGCAAACCGTTTTTTGCAAATGCCACACTCGTGTGGTCTTAGTTTCATGTGGAAATTCCTTATGTGGAGAGACAAGTCACCAGACATTAAGAACTTCTTGGGACACATAAGACATGCAAAAGTCCTGTCAGGATCATGGGATAGCAAGTGAATTTTCAAATTACCACGTGTCAGACATTCTTTTCCACATTGATCACATTTATGCAAGAGTTGTCCCAATTGGCAAGCACTGACATGGATTCTGTAGTAACTTTTGTTCAGAAATCTCTTTCCACACTTTGGGCAGCAGTATTTCTTACTATCCAAAGAGTGGCAGTGTTGATGAAGCGCAAGTTCTGGTTTggatggaaaacaaagaaaacaagcACTACAGGCATGTAATTTGTCCATATTATGCACATTCTTCAAATGCATTGACACTTTGGCTCTAGATGAGAAGTTACCATGGCATAAActacataaatatttactcttgCTGAAATGAATCGCCTCATGAACTTTCAATTCAGACTCTGTCAGGAAAAATGTGTGACATATTGAACACTTGTGGGAAACTATAGAGAGATGACAAAGAACTATATGCTCACGAAGCTGTGACTTTAAGGAATGTGGCTTAGTGCAGTAATCGCAAATTACAACCCTTTCATATTGGTTTAGTTCCGTTGTCGATGTCTCATGGTTGACTACTTCAGCACCCTCTTGTGCCCAGTTTTTAACAAAGGCTTCATCTTGTCTACTTAAACTGCCCATGGAGGAATGAGAACCAACGCAACTTGACGGTTTTTCACCAAATTTCCTTTGCTTGACTTTGAAGCTCACATTTGATACAAATGACTTCCCACCATTATcactaatataattattatttatcaaaacacCATCATTGTTGTCTAAAGACTCACTGGTTAACGGTGATGTGGTTTCACATAATTTAGAGTTTACATGAAAAGTACTGTCTTTGCCCTGGGTGTTCATCAAGGCACTATCTTCAGCCCTATTTGATTTCAAACTCTTCAAGTGATTGTTTAAATTCACAAAGCTCCTATGCTCACACTGAAAATCATATTTCTTCACGTGCCTCACCAATTTCCTCTCACTTGTAAATTCTTTTTGGCACTTACCACAGCACAATCGATTTTTCAACAAACTCACTTCTCCAGACAACAACTTGTACTCCTCACTTGATAGTATTAAGTCATCGTTTTGCTCAAAGCTATCTGGAGTCCCAGTTTCAGCATGTTTCTTGGTGTGAAGTCTCAGCTCCTCCCGAGTGATGAATTCTTCGTTGCACTCGTTACACCAACAAAACTCCACCTTCGGCagttcttctttttcttccatttcgcTTCCAGCTTTCTCTGTTTTAAAGGTCCCAGCTACCTTACCCTTGTCCTGTTCAAAGAGAAACAAAGTTTGCACAACATTCCCAGAGTTCAAAATTAGTCCAAACtacttttttcacaaaacaaTATTAGAACTCTAGAAGGAAAATTACCAGAGCAtacactaaaaatatatttactctgaCTGAAATGAATCGCCTCATGAACCTTAAATTCACACTCTGTCATGAGAAATGTGTGTCTTTTCTTAGAgaaaaactagctgacccggcgaacttcgtaccgcctatcaatcaatgaacttacagtttacttacaccatttataaatcaagagcggctgtatcgtttttaatcatgtttaatttattataataaaataaggatacaaattcaatagaactacgtaaatgagtaccaaaattgcttgtcagaaagacattttcttaatTGAATCTACATacggtgaatcggagcacgtttacgcggatttttttcaacaaattttcttacgttttagcttaagaaattttgggcattgtggtttaataaagcagttcatgaaataaaaatgatacgcattcagttgttggctatttgcgttattagctgtaaaaatttttttaggtccaagtctgttgcatacacttggcccattcaggtggcaggttgacacgaccccagaccgacgcttgactgatgctcaaaatcgtgcaagaaaagcccctatgaagcagcattcgcattaaatgacttaaggcgcgccagttttagtatctctgtttggaaaaaatgcactgcgtaaacgtactgcatgcgtaaacgcaccacggtgagctctacacattcgggtttaatgtcttgcgtcaagcaccttctgagaaacaacagtttttgttttgttatcaggcgcaagatgaggcggatgaagctaaataaatatagcgaagcaaagcagtgacgcagcgaggggaggttttgggggataaacccccccccccaagagcttagagaattttttttatgaaagattttgttattaatatttgggggacggatgactaacaaacaaaacatatttaactattcacacagccacaaaacccaccattttgaaccaattatttaaaaaaatgtctgggggaagtgcccccacacttcccgcttaccttagcgagttttctataccctacagacccgtggtattagctgcgcccaaaaccccctatcctagctacgcactggaagcgaaggaagaaatacagaggatggtttagcgactcgtgaacatagcacgctaaattgaccatgagaaaatcatgggttttcattagcacatgagcacaaacaacacaaaaactgaaagaatgaccatgcgattttttaatcgttatcacgaatgcaacacgaattgtaaatttaatacgtttaagctcaaaagggcatatgagttgagatcatcgaatctacggaatgaggacttcctaacctttgaattttcctttgactaaagttgcgtgaatcacattcatcaccaatttttttaatgatcaaacacgttccgttggatagttatggttggttgaggcttcgaaagatcatgagcacagaaactacatttttctgtaaatcgtgccttggtaagccaggtacgtccaaggacttaaaatattcagatagatagttggggatttcgtcttcgtttgttacacatttaaaagattcgaatccatgcagagtacgaactatttgaatttacctcgttttagtcatccaaatcttcgttcttgctcgctaaatcaaccatctttgattcttttggtgatcaatcatattctggaactctttgttgatgagctcactgaaactaatttgcaatcattccaaggaaatgagttaaaactactcgattcctcgacaggaacacggacattaccgtttgtcaacaattgcttggagatttgtttacaaacacggtagtgaagtgtcaactcgagctgggccacggctgggcttccaatcagctcgaattaaattttttaaatgtaatttcaatttaattaatattttgaatatatttagtaattaaaatgttatattgttactaaattcagttattaaagtggtaaaaacaaaacaaattatttaatttgtagttttgaccgacttatcaattgttgtgttactataactcctaaaagcatgcccataggaaagagatgaattttttttgtgaaattatcctttttttaatggcctatatgttaaccccgcctgagacgaatccaaagaaccaaatctcattgaaatcggtgcagccgttctcgagttataagtgttctaactaacacgattttcgactttcttttatatatatatatatagattttgaCTCAATCAACAATTGGTAGAGGGTATTAAGTGGTGGTACAGCGAACTTTctctcgaaaaacaatttcgtgggagaagcatgagcagaaggaaaaaaatcatgaaaatcgcccatgaattggagaaaatacatggtttccacaaagaaagaccctcgagg includes the following:
- the LOC124172740 gene encoding zinc finger protein 268-like isoform X12 gives rise to the protein MLLRWAFSLVITVQPDLSWIMNVVPRIPSVLEYCRLCNEKKAPVVDIFSTMVYRDGCSLAKKLNELYGIEASSPDDDLSKFICTECLRQIMRHGNLSYNLWSTLDYLMKMHAEEVDKGKVAGTFKTEKAGSEMEEKEELPKVEFCWCNECNEEFITREELRLHTKKHAETGTPDSFEQNDDLILSSEEYKLLSGEVSLLKNRLCCGKCQKEFTSERKLVRHVKKYDFQCEHRSFVNLNNHLKSLKSNRAEDSALMNTQGKDSTFHVNSKLCETTSPLTSESLDNNDGVLINNNYISDNGGKSFVSNVSFKVKQRKFGEKPSSCVGSHSSMGSLSRQDEAFVKNWAQEGAEVVNHETSTTELNQYERVVICDYCTKPHSLKSQLREHIVLCHLSIVSHKCSICHTFFLTESELKVHEAIHFSKSKYLCSLCHGNFSSRAKVSMHLKNVHNMDKLHACSACFLCFPSKPELALHQHCHSLDSKKYCCPKCGKRFLNKSYYRIHVSACQLGQLLHKCDQCGKECLTRGNLKIHLLSHDPDRTFACLMCPKKFLMSGDLSLHIRNFHMKLRPHECGICKKRFAVRRYLRIHYAVHSDDRPFKCKHCGKCYKTKAVLYVHTKNLHIKV
- the LOC124172740 gene encoding zinc finger protein 268-like isoform X1, whose product is MLLRWAFSLVITVQPDLSWIMNVVPRIPSVLEYCRLCNEKKAPVVDIFSTMVYRDGCSLAKKLNELYGIEASSPDDDLSKFICTECLRQIMRHGNLSYNLWSTLDYLMKMHAEEVMDISSYDIPEDSLDFLFSREKDYSFQPLVLEKIDQPPFSSCGKMDKGKVAGTFKTEKAGSEMEEKEELPKVEFCWCNECNEEFITREELRLHTKKHAETGTPDSFEQNDDLILSSEEYKLLSGEVSLLKNRLCCGKCQKEFTSERKLVRHVKKYDFQCEHRSFVNLNNHLKSLKSNRAEDSALMNTQGKDSTFHVNSKLCETTSPLTSESLDNNDGVLINNNYISDNGGKSFVSNVSFKVKQRKFGEKPSSCVGSHSSMGSLSRQDEAFVKNWAQEGAEVVNHETSTTELNQYERVVICDYCTKPHSLKSQLREHIVLCHLSIVSHKCSICHTFFLTESELKVHEAIHFSKSKYLCSLCHGNFSSRAKVSMHLKNVHNMDKLHACSACFLCFPSKPELALHQHCHSLDSKKYCCPKCGKRFLNKSYYRIHVSACQLGQLLHKCDQCGKECLTRGNLKIHLLSHDPDRTFACLMCPKKFLMSGDLSLHIRNFHMKLRPHECGICKKRFAVRRYLRIHYAVHSDDRPFKCKHCGKCYKTKAVLYVHTKNLHIKV
- the LOC124172740 gene encoding zinc finger protein 268-like isoform X10; translated protein: MNGFPSIPSVLEYCRFCNEKKAPFVDIFSTMVFRDGCSLAKKLNELYGIEASSPDDDLSKFICTECLRQIMRHGNLSYNLWSTLDYLMKMHAEEVMDISSYDIPEDSLDFLFSREKDYSFQPLVLEKIDQPPFSSCGKMDKGKVAGTFKTEKAGSEMEEKEELPKVEFCWCNECNEEFITREELRLHTKKHAETGTPDSFEQNDDLILSSEEYKLLSGEVSLLKNRLCCGKCQKEFTSERKLVRHVKKYDFQCEHRSFVNLNNHLKSLKSNRAEDSALMNTQGKDSTFHVNSKLCETTSPLTSESLDNNDGVLINNNYISDNGGKSFVSNVSFKVKQRKFGEKPSSCVGSHSSMGSLSRQDEAFVKNWAQEGAEVVNHETSTTELNQYERVVICDYCTKPHSLKSQLREHIVLCHLSIVSHKCSICHTFFLTESELKVHEAIHFSKSKYLCSLCHGNFSSRAKVSMHLKNVHNMDKLHACSACFLCFPSKPELALHQHCHSLDSKKYCCPKCGKRFLNKSYYRIHVSACQLGQLLHKCDQCGKECLTRGNLKIHLLSHDPDRTFACLMCPKKFLMSGDLSLHIRNFHMKLRPHECGICKKRFAVRRYLRIHYAVHSDDRPFKCKHCGKCYKTKAVLYVHTKNLHIKV
- the LOC124172740 gene encoding zinc finger protein 268-like isoform X9, which translates into the protein MNGSSCFPTVLEYCRLCNDKKSSFVDIFSTMVYRDGCSLAKKLNELYGIEASSPDDDLSKFICTECLRQIMRHGNLSYNLWSTLDYLMKMHAEEVMDISSYDIPEDSLDFLFSREKDYSFQPLVLEKIDQPPFSSCGKMDKGKVAGTFKTEKAGSEMEEKEELPKVEFCWCNECNEEFITREELRLHTKKHAETGTPDSFEQNDDLILSSEEYKLLSGEVSLLKNRLCCGKCQKEFTSERKLVRHVKKYDFQCEHRSFVNLNNHLKSLKSNRAEDSALMNTQGKDSTFHVNSKLCETTSPLTSESLDNNDGVLINNNYISDNGGKSFVSNVSFKVKQRKFGEKPSSCVGSHSSMGSLSRQDEAFVKNWAQEGAEVVNHETSTTELNQYERVVICDYCTKPHSLKSQLREHIVLCHLSIVSHKCSICHTFFLTESELKVHEAIHFSKSKYLCSLCHGNFSSRAKVSMHLKNVHNMDKLHACSACFLCFPSKPELALHQHCHSLDSKKYCCPKCGKRFLNKSYYRIHVSACQLGQLLHKCDQCGKECLTRGNLKIHLLSHDPDRTFACLMCPKKFLMSGDLSLHIRNFHMKLRPHECGICKKRFAVRRYLRIHYAVHSDDRPFKCKHCGKCYKTKAVLYVHTKNLHIKV